From Mycolicibacterium nivoides, a single genomic window includes:
- a CDS encoding purine-cytosine permease family protein encodes MPHDSAPRVEYLTIQPVPESQRTGKVRHLFSFWFTVQIIPLAVVTGLLGPTIFKLDVTSTIIAILLGSVVGAVFMALHSVQGSGLGVPQMIQARAQFGMYGSLLVIVVVILAYVGWIVSLMILAQQTLVAVFPSLNTGVALALSTFLTLVTVVVGYQLILRLNRVMVWLSGLALVLTLGYTAVAAAHGGIGGGGGGGAFNWTGFLGMASVAGIWQLSYAPYVSDYSRYLPSSTTPRSAFWYTYFGTLLGAAGAMIVGALLVAGLGADAQLASLSRIMPGPLFVFVMLVFFFGAIDAGVINMYGSSLCTLTCIQAFRLKWSPKSSARNTTATAIAVVVFVAAVGFSDDFLVQYSNFISILIYLLIPWSIVNLIDYYVVKKGHYDPASFSDPKSGYGAFNVPAVLSYFLGFVVQIPFMSTAFYQGAVAGKIGGIDTAWIVGTVATFFIYLGLIKLWRVRQVTELQPSLAAESAQ; translated from the coding sequence ATGCCGCATGACAGTGCCCCGAGGGTCGAGTATCTGACGATCCAGCCAGTACCGGAATCGCAGCGCACCGGAAAGGTGCGGCACCTTTTCTCGTTCTGGTTTACGGTCCAGATCATCCCGCTTGCCGTGGTAACGGGTCTTCTGGGACCGACGATCTTCAAGCTGGACGTGACGTCCACGATCATCGCGATCCTTCTCGGCAGCGTCGTGGGCGCGGTGTTCATGGCCCTGCACTCGGTGCAGGGTTCGGGCCTCGGTGTACCGCAGATGATCCAGGCGCGCGCCCAATTCGGGATGTACGGGTCGCTGCTGGTGATCGTCGTCGTCATTCTCGCGTACGTCGGCTGGATCGTCTCCCTGATGATATTGGCGCAGCAGACCTTGGTCGCGGTCTTCCCATCGCTGAATACCGGTGTGGCGCTTGCGCTCAGTACTTTCCTCACCCTGGTCACCGTGGTGGTCGGCTACCAGCTCATCCTCCGGCTGAACCGGGTGATGGTCTGGCTGTCGGGTCTCGCGCTGGTGTTGACCCTCGGCTATACCGCGGTCGCCGCGGCGCACGGCGGCATCGGTGGCGGCGGCGGCGGTGGCGCCTTCAACTGGACCGGCTTCCTGGGCATGGCGTCGGTTGCCGGGATCTGGCAGCTTTCGTACGCGCCGTACGTCTCGGACTACTCACGCTATCTGCCGTCCTCCACCACGCCCCGTTCCGCGTTCTGGTACACGTACTTCGGCACTCTCCTCGGTGCCGCCGGAGCGATGATCGTCGGTGCTCTCCTCGTCGCGGGCCTGGGAGCCGATGCCCAGCTGGCCAGCCTGTCGCGCATCATGCCCGGCCCGCTGTTCGTGTTCGTGATGCTGGTCTTCTTCTTCGGCGCGATCGACGCCGGCGTGATCAACATGTACGGGTCATCGCTGTGCACCCTGACCTGTATCCAGGCCTTCAGGCTGAAATGGTCGCCGAAGTCCTCGGCCAGGAACACCACGGCGACAGCGATCGCGGTAGTGGTCTTCGTCGCCGCCGTCGGATTCTCCGACGACTTCCTCGTGCAGTACTCCAACTTCATCAGCATCCTGATCTACCTGCTGATTCCGTGGAGCATCGTCAACCTGATCGACTACTACGTAGTGAAGAAGGGGCATTACGACCCGGCCTCGTTCAGCGATCCCAAGAGTGGCTACGGCGCGTTCAACGTCCCGGCCGTGCTCAGCTACTTCCTCGGCTTCGTCGTCCAAATCCCTTTCATGTCAACGGCGTTCTATCAGGGCGCGGTCGCAGGCAAGATCGGTGGCATCGATACGGCGTGGATCGTGGGGACTGTTGCGACGTTCTTCATCTACCTCGGTCTGATCAAGCTGTGGCGGGTACGCCAGGTGACAGAGCTGCAGCCTTCGCTCGCTGCCGAAAGTGCACAGTGA
- a CDS encoding PucR family transcriptional regulator, with translation MSITVRELLDMPHLQLRLHSGKAGLDRQVTWTHTSDLPEPWQWVSAGELLMTNGMSFPAAAADQENLLEELHRVGASGLAIGEDMFCPRLTQRFTRASERLELPVVWIRYPMPFVAISRAVAEATLLEQSQRLMRTARIYDALRHSTAGDAARSRIADALTKELKCAVYVCDRVTGEAYHPDGPHPPDDVKETVRTASHGTLAAGARSVLTAGGVEVLVGEVPTHDDAVLAVIREGGAALDGVLIQHAATVVALELSQTHLALEHTRRTGAELTAQLIDGRMDQRVGRRQLVSAGLDPATSMFVSATCDDERRLRDLHVALWRRRIPHVSAFRSGVSHAVVPGTDAAVEAIAAALGPTARVGAGRVIKTVARSAESAREATWALGAAQRTGDHVVRYGTATSWVGMGGVEDARAMVERWLGPLIEHDAQHRTGLVETLEAFLANQRSWQRTAAAMNVHRQTVLYRVHKVEELTGARLSDTADIAQLWLALQSRDLLAGGK, from the coding sequence GTGAGCATTACGGTGCGCGAGTTGTTGGACATGCCGCACCTGCAGCTGCGACTGCACTCCGGCAAGGCCGGGCTGGATCGACAGGTGACCTGGACGCACACCTCGGATCTGCCGGAACCATGGCAGTGGGTCAGTGCCGGGGAACTGTTGATGACCAACGGCATGTCGTTCCCGGCTGCCGCTGCCGACCAGGAGAACCTGCTCGAGGAGCTGCATCGCGTGGGTGCCAGTGGGCTCGCGATCGGCGAGGACATGTTCTGCCCCCGCCTCACCCAACGGTTCACCCGCGCCAGTGAGCGACTCGAGTTGCCGGTGGTGTGGATCCGTTACCCGATGCCGTTCGTGGCGATCTCGCGCGCGGTCGCCGAGGCCACCCTGCTCGAACAGTCCCAGCGGCTGATGCGGACGGCACGCATCTATGACGCGTTGCGCCACTCCACGGCAGGGGATGCGGCACGATCACGTATCGCCGATGCGCTGACGAAGGAACTGAAATGCGCGGTGTACGTGTGCGACCGGGTCACCGGGGAGGCGTATCACCCTGACGGCCCGCACCCGCCGGACGACGTGAAGGAGACGGTGCGCACGGCATCGCACGGCACGCTGGCGGCCGGGGCGCGATCGGTCCTCACCGCAGGCGGGGTCGAGGTGCTGGTCGGGGAGGTGCCGACGCACGACGATGCGGTGCTGGCGGTCATCCGCGAAGGCGGCGCCGCACTCGACGGAGTTTTGATACAGCACGCCGCGACCGTCGTCGCGCTGGAGTTGTCCCAGACTCACCTGGCGCTCGAACACACCCGGCGCACGGGTGCCGAGCTGACCGCGCAGCTCATCGACGGGCGGATGGATCAACGGGTGGGGCGTCGTCAGCTGGTGTCCGCCGGGCTGGATCCGGCGACGTCGATGTTCGTCTCGGCCACCTGTGATGACGAACGGCGACTGCGGGATCTACACGTCGCGTTGTGGCGCCGCCGGATTCCCCACGTGTCGGCGTTCCGTTCGGGGGTATCGCATGCGGTGGTGCCGGGAACCGATGCGGCGGTCGAGGCCATCGCCGCCGCACTCGGCCCGACCGCCAGGGTCGGAGCCGGCCGGGTGATCAAAACCGTGGCCCGTTCGGCGGAGTCCGCCCGCGAGGCGACATGGGCACTGGGTGCCGCGCAGCGGACCGGGGATCACGTGGTGCGCTACGGCACCGCGACGTCGTGGGTGGGCATGGGCGGTGTCGAGGATGCCCGGGCCATGGTGGAGCGCTGGCTCGGTCCGCTGATCGAGCATGACGCCCAGCACCGGACCGGCCTGGTCGAGACGCTGGAAGCGTTCCTGGCCAACCAGCGGTCCTGGCAGCGCACAGCGGCCGCGATGAACGTGCATCGGCAGACCGTGCTGTACCGCGTCCACAAGGTGGAGGAGCTCACCGGGGCCCGCCTGTCCGACACCGCCGACATCGCCCAGCTCTGGCTGGCCCTGCAGTCTCGCGACCTGCTGGCCGGCGGCAAATAG
- a CDS encoding GMC family oxidoreductase — MRLVNTREIHDEPDVLIVGAGASGGVAALELAQQGLKVVCLEQGGWNLPDDFTAGKPEWELTRLKQWNSSPNVRQNSADYPVDSTESPVEPLMFNGVGGSTIMFSGHWVRAMPSDFRVKTLDGVAEDWPFSYEDLRPFYDEVTHHIGASGLEGDPAYPDPHTFPLPPLPIGKYGLVAAKGMDKLGWHWWPAPNAIASRKYKNQEACQRYGACESGCPVGAKASTDITHWRDAIKLGVQLVTGARVSRLTMNDRGLVTGAEYIDRNGTLQHQAARVTVLAANGIGTPRLLLNSAPDGLANSSGLVGKRLMTHPYASVYGAYDEDMETWLGPAGQALQSLQFYETDTDRGFVRGAKWNLMPTGGPLAQTLWEPGDNWRDGFGANFHPRLRRTFGRYTEWGITTEDLPDESNTVTLDPDVTDSDGIPAAKIHYEVGENCRRMLDFNVARAVEAHEAAGAVEVHPIPVVRHSAWHLLGTTKMGTDPATSVVDEWCRTHDIPNLFIVDGSTMVTSTGMNPTATIMAVALRSMRHLAETRSSIPTAF; from the coding sequence GTGCGACTCGTGAACACCCGAGAAATCCATGACGAACCCGACGTACTGATCGTGGGGGCCGGGGCCTCCGGCGGCGTGGCCGCCCTGGAGCTGGCCCAGCAGGGTCTGAAGGTCGTCTGCCTGGAGCAGGGCGGCTGGAACCTGCCCGACGATTTCACCGCAGGCAAGCCGGAGTGGGAGCTCACCCGCCTCAAGCAGTGGAATTCCAGCCCCAACGTGCGGCAGAACTCCGCGGACTATCCGGTCGACAGCACCGAGAGCCCGGTCGAGCCGCTGATGTTCAACGGTGTCGGCGGAAGCACGATCATGTTCTCCGGTCACTGGGTGCGGGCCATGCCATCGGACTTCCGGGTCAAGACCCTCGACGGCGTCGCCGAAGACTGGCCTTTCTCCTACGAGGACCTGCGCCCGTTCTACGACGAGGTCACCCACCACATCGGGGCGTCCGGTCTGGAGGGGGATCCGGCCTACCCGGACCCGCATACCTTTCCGCTGCCGCCGCTGCCGATCGGCAAGTACGGACTGGTGGCCGCCAAGGGAATGGACAAGCTCGGCTGGCACTGGTGGCCCGCGCCCAACGCTATCGCTTCGCGGAAGTACAAGAACCAGGAAGCCTGCCAGCGTTACGGCGCCTGCGAATCCGGTTGCCCTGTGGGCGCCAAGGCCAGCACGGACATCACGCACTGGCGTGACGCCATCAAGCTCGGTGTGCAGCTGGTCACCGGCGCCCGGGTCAGCCGGCTCACGATGAACGACCGCGGCCTGGTGACCGGTGCGGAGTACATCGACCGCAACGGCACGCTGCAACACCAGGCGGCCCGGGTAACGGTGTTGGCGGCCAACGGAATCGGGACGCCCCGCCTCCTGCTGAACTCGGCTCCTGACGGCCTGGCGAACTCTTCGGGCCTGGTCGGCAAGCGGCTGATGACCCACCCTTATGCCTCGGTGTACGGCGCCTACGACGAAGACATGGAGACCTGGCTCGGTCCGGCCGGTCAGGCGCTGCAGTCCCTGCAGTTCTACGAGACCGACACCGACCGGGGATTCGTGCGTGGAGCCAAGTGGAACCTGATGCCGACCGGCGGCCCGCTGGCCCAGACCCTGTGGGAGCCCGGTGACAACTGGCGCGACGGCTTCGGGGCCAACTTCCATCCGCGGCTGCGACGAACGTTCGGCCGTTACACCGAGTGGGGCATCACCACCGAGGATCTGCCCGACGAATCCAACACCGTGACACTGGATCCCGACGTCACCGATTCCGACGGGATCCCGGCGGCCAAGATCCACTACGAGGTCGGCGAGAACTGCCGGCGCATGCTCGACTTCAACGTCGCGCGGGCCGTCGAGGCCCACGAGGCCGCCGGAGCCGTTGAGGTGCACCCGATTCCGGTGGTCCGGCACAGCGCCTGGCATCTGCTGGGCACCACCAAGATGGGGACCGACCCGGCCACCTCCGTCGTCGACGAATGGTGCCGGACGCATGACATCCCGAACCTGTTCATCGTGGACGGCAGCACCATGGTCACCTCGACCGGGATGAATCCCACCGCCACGATCATGGCCGTCGCGCTGCGCTCCATGCGGCATCTCGCCGAAACCCGCTCCAGCATCCCGACTGCATTCTGA
- a CDS encoding Abi-alpha family protein, with translation MADEITTTEPNVPEDKPAKHGYQRRAFRWATPVGDIAIAIRTPRNPRPLVPKRYDPFGIADRALDAAKTSMKLAAWGEEQLATLVKNRLEAIDSASTPRPATIATPEEPTARSLNNKMDRLLDRALDQSTTGSQVELYHRLLDQLVADEARIIGALSEGAASPLVNVYTWTRARTPGQAVLENACLIGRTANVALPAMVPQYVGHLLSLGLVETGPEDPSQKSEYEVLMAEPMVLRAIKGASRGPLTARVDKLTLTLSGLGRGLWEAAVQRDGS, from the coding sequence ATGGCAGACGAGATCACGACGACCGAACCGAACGTGCCCGAGGACAAGCCCGCCAAGCACGGGTACCAGCGCCGGGCGTTCAGATGGGCCACTCCGGTCGGTGACATCGCGATCGCCATCCGCACCCCGCGCAATCCCCGCCCGCTCGTTCCGAAGCGCTACGACCCGTTCGGAATCGCCGATCGCGCGCTCGATGCCGCCAAGACCAGCATGAAACTGGCCGCCTGGGGCGAGGAACAGCTGGCCACCCTGGTGAAGAACCGGCTGGAGGCCATCGATTCGGCATCGACGCCCAGGCCCGCGACGATCGCCACGCCCGAGGAACCGACGGCCCGATCGCTCAACAACAAGATGGACCGGCTGCTGGACCGCGCCCTGGACCAGAGCACCACGGGCAGCCAGGTCGAGCTCTACCACCGCCTGCTCGACCAGCTGGTCGCCGACGAAGCACGGATCATCGGCGCTCTGTCGGAGGGTGCGGCTTCGCCACTGGTCAACGTCTACACCTGGACACGGGCCCGGACGCCGGGGCAGGCCGTGCTGGAGAACGCCTGCCTGATCGGTCGCACCGCCAATGTGGCGTTGCCCGCCATGGTCCCGCAGTACGTCGGCCATCTGCTGTCGCTGGGTCTGGTCGAGACCGGTCCAGAGGATCCGTCGCAGAAGTCCGAGTACGAGGTGCTCATGGCCGAGCCCATGGTGTTGCGGGCGATCAAGGGCGCATCGCGCGGGCCACTCACCGCGCGGGTGGACAAGCTGACCCTGACGCTGTCAGGCCTGGGTCGCGGCCTGTGGGAGGCCGCGGTCCAACGGGACGGTTCGTAA
- a CDS encoding PucR family transcriptional regulator, whose amino-acid sequence MRDVLAHPSLQSARPAVLSGHDSLEHPVRWVHSTDLYDIAGLLRGDEVLLTNGVGLLDVGDAGRRLYIRRLAERGVAGLFFEVGRTFEQVPPEMVEEALPLGFPVVELAPTLRFTEVAEAVNSELIDRSVSRLRYADETSRALSEALARGATLNELIDQVAAMIGTSARLSDYAGSVMVESGIGDSAGGPRSEVPVMVDGTAWGRLSVDPEGVPELLCAAVLDRAPTVLGLCLMREQTGIAGTLRAQQLVLDQLVANQVSEHSTLESRLRAAGIATADQRYVCVAIDPQRVESVASVADALMRQVGHGIFGLVDGLLCGVLAMPAGVPSTDVLDAVREAARVARLPRNHLCATASRTVDEIGMLPKAMVEARETLRLGQGLGETGPVIGAQTLVLERLLARHGDADAMRQFVDDQIGALERSDEAKGSELVRTLQVLIACAGSKAEAAKRLHIRRQSLYYRLDQVARLLETDLDEPGQLTTLAVAIAARRLQNMSR is encoded by the coding sequence GTGAGAGACGTGTTGGCGCACCCGTCGTTGCAGTCGGCGCGTCCTGCCGTGCTCAGCGGTCATGACAGTCTCGAGCACCCGGTGCGTTGGGTCCATTCCACCGATCTCTACGACATCGCGGGCCTGCTGCGCGGTGACGAGGTGCTGTTGACCAACGGTGTGGGCCTGCTCGACGTGGGCGACGCCGGCCGCCGGCTGTACATCCGGCGGTTGGCCGAACGCGGTGTGGCCGGGTTGTTCTTCGAGGTCGGGCGGACATTCGAGCAGGTACCGCCGGAGATGGTCGAGGAGGCGCTGCCGCTGGGATTCCCCGTGGTGGAGCTGGCGCCCACCCTGCGTTTCACCGAGGTGGCCGAGGCGGTGAACAGCGAGCTCATCGACCGGTCGGTTTCGCGGCTGCGCTACGCCGACGAGACTTCGCGCGCACTGTCGGAGGCCCTCGCCCGCGGCGCGACCCTGAACGAGCTGATCGACCAGGTCGCCGCGATGATCGGGACGTCGGCACGGCTGAGCGACTACGCGGGAAGCGTCATGGTCGAGTCCGGGATCGGCGACAGCGCCGGCGGCCCGCGTTCCGAGGTGCCGGTGATGGTCGACGGGACGGCGTGGGGCCGGCTTTCGGTGGATCCCGAAGGTGTACCCGAATTGCTCTGTGCGGCAGTGCTCGACCGGGCGCCGACAGTGCTGGGTCTGTGCCTGATGCGCGAGCAGACCGGCATCGCGGGCACCCTTCGGGCGCAGCAGTTGGTGCTCGATCAGCTGGTGGCGAATCAGGTGAGCGAACACAGCACGCTCGAATCGCGGTTGCGGGCGGCGGGTATCGCGACGGCGGACCAACGCTACGTCTGCGTCGCGATCGATCCGCAGCGCGTCGAATCGGTTGCCTCGGTGGCCGATGCGCTGATGCGTCAGGTCGGCCACGGCATCTTCGGACTCGTCGACGGTCTGCTGTGCGGCGTGCTGGCCATGCCTGCCGGGGTGCCCTCGACGGACGTCCTGGACGCCGTGCGCGAAGCCGCCCGCGTTGCCCGGCTTCCGCGAAACCACCTGTGCGCCACAGCCAGTCGCACTGTCGATGAGATCGGCATGCTGCCCAAGGCCATGGTGGAGGCGCGGGAGACGTTGCGGCTCGGTCAAGGGCTCGGTGAGACCGGACCGGTGATCGGTGCCCAGACGCTCGTGCTGGAGCGGCTGTTGGCCCGCCACGGCGATGCCGATGCCATGCGCCAGTTCGTCGACGACCAGATCGGCGCACTCGAACGCAGCGACGAGGCCAAGGGCAGTGAGTTGGTCCGCACGCTGCAAGTGCTGATCGCGTGCGCGGGCAGCAAGGCCGAGGCCGCCAAGCGCCTGCATATCCGCAGGCAGTCCCTGTACTACCGGCTCGACCAGGTGGCCCGGCTGCTCGAGACCGACCTCGATGAACCTGGGCAGTTGACCACCTTGGCGGTGGCGATCGCGGCCCGTCGGTTACAGAACATGTCTCGTTGA
- a CDS encoding NAD-dependent epimerase/dehydratase family protein — translation MTTLVTGGRGFVGRHVVDQLLADGERVVMYNRDYSVDPRDGVVAVLGELFDIPRLTETLRTYEVDRIIHTAGQSHPAISIELPVTTFAANADGTLAVYEAARMTGVRRIVFFSSECALGNITEDGPVTEDVKPAPTTVYGVTKVAGELLGSAYNSLYDMEIVSLRITEVYGPGLWMPSLLGDMIRAGLRGETFTLESGGDHGFQFVYVDDVATAARLASTTANLTQQAYFVSGGDRMTVFETADLLKKFLPDARFDIGPGYLPDWDRQVRFDLSRSERDLGYVPGWALEKGLEKQIEWLRGHAHG, via the coding sequence ATGACCACACTCGTCACCGGCGGCCGCGGCTTCGTCGGCCGCCACGTGGTGGACCAGTTGCTCGCCGACGGCGAACGCGTCGTCATGTACAACCGCGACTACTCCGTCGACCCCCGGGACGGAGTCGTGGCGGTCCTCGGCGAGCTGTTCGACATCCCGCGCCTGACCGAGACCCTCCGCACCTACGAGGTGGACCGCATCATCCACACCGCCGGCCAGAGTCATCCGGCGATCTCGATCGAACTGCCGGTCACCACCTTCGCGGCCAATGCCGATGGCACGCTTGCGGTTTACGAAGCAGCCCGGATGACCGGCGTGCGTCGCATCGTGTTCTTCTCCTCGGAGTGCGCCCTGGGCAACATCACCGAGGACGGACCCGTCACCGAGGACGTCAAGCCGGCGCCCACTACCGTCTACGGCGTCACCAAGGTGGCGGGCGAACTGCTGGGCAGCGCCTACAACTCCCTCTACGACATGGAAATCGTCTCGCTGCGCATCACCGAGGTGTACGGACCGGGCCTGTGGATGCCCAGCCTGCTGGGCGACATGATCCGGGCCGGCCTGCGCGGTGAGACCTTCACCCTCGAATCCGGCGGTGACCACGGGTTCCAGTTCGTCTACGTCGACGACGTCGCCACCGCCGCCCGGTTGGCGTCCACCACCGCCAACCTGACCCAGCAGGCGTACTTCGTCTCGGGCGGCGATCGGATGACGGTCTTCGAGACCGCCGACCTGCTGAAGAAGTTCCTGCCCGACGCCCGCTTCGACATCGGTCCGGGCTACCTGCCCGACTGGGATCGACAGGTCCGGTTCGATCTGAGCCGGTCCGAGCGCGACCTCGGCTACGTACCGGGATGGGCGCTGGAGAAAGGTCTGGAGAAGCAGATCGAATGGCTGAGAGGACACGCACATGGGTGA
- a CDS encoding DUF445 domain-containing protein, translating into MSGSETLLAIQTWQEIKADFGVNWLIYLSMPFVAAFVGWSTKIVALEMLYRPMEFKGIGLFGWQGIVPRRAGKVGSKTIELLTQNLLKPEELLEKVDAREAVDTLREPLTQAVDEISRDIAEQIRPGLWDSLPDAARKAIMARVHDQTPKIVEKMLTEMRSDLNRFVDIQYLAVTTLVRNKDKLNKLMRGLGDNAMAFVRRSGIYFGLAIGLVQMVAWALFQNPWIMPAFGFGVGLISDYIALNMLFRPVRPTKYLGFIPFQGLLHAERDKITADYARILAQDLFSPEILFDGVLRGPGSDKLFALVGKEVEAAIDAQTGIATPLVKFAVGTQRYNAFKDNMVKMVLERLPTTLVEAQDYAMSALDLETTIIDKMGQLTNEEYESILRPVFKDDEPTMIAVGAILGGVVGEIQVQVIEHFGHSPEAVAMALLHH; encoded by the coding sequence ATGAGCGGCAGCGAGACACTTCTCGCGATCCAGACCTGGCAGGAGATCAAGGCAGATTTCGGCGTCAATTGGCTGATCTATCTGTCCATGCCGTTCGTCGCCGCCTTCGTCGGGTGGAGCACCAAGATCGTCGCGCTGGAGATGCTGTACCGGCCGATGGAGTTCAAGGGCATCGGCCTGTTCGGTTGGCAGGGCATCGTGCCCCGCCGCGCGGGCAAGGTGGGATCCAAGACCATCGAGCTGCTCACCCAGAACCTTCTGAAACCCGAAGAGCTGCTGGAGAAGGTCGACGCCAGAGAAGCCGTCGACACGTTGCGCGAGCCACTGACCCAGGCGGTCGACGAGATCTCCCGCGACATCGCCGAGCAGATCCGGCCCGGACTGTGGGATTCACTGCCCGATGCGGCGCGCAAGGCGATCATGGCGCGCGTCCACGATCAGACGCCGAAGATCGTGGAGAAGATGCTCACCGAGATGCGGTCGGACCTCAACCGGTTCGTCGACATCCAGTACCTGGCGGTCACGACGCTGGTCCGGAACAAGGACAAGCTCAACAAACTGATGCGCGGGCTCGGCGACAACGCGATGGCCTTCGTCCGCCGCAGCGGGATCTACTTCGGGCTCGCGATCGGCCTGGTCCAGATGGTCGCGTGGGCGCTGTTCCAGAATCCGTGGATCATGCCGGCCTTCGGCTTCGGCGTCGGTCTCATCAGTGACTACATCGCGCTCAACATGTTGTTCCGGCCGGTGCGGCCGACGAAGTACCTCGGCTTCATCCCGTTCCAGGGATTGCTGCACGCCGAGCGCGACAAGATCACCGCGGACTATGCGCGGATCCTGGCCCAGGACCTGTTCTCACCCGAGATCCTGTTCGACGGCGTGCTGCGCGGACCGGGCTCCGACAAGCTGTTCGCGCTGGTGGGCAAGGAGGTCGAAGCAGCCATCGATGCTCAGACCGGCATCGCGACCCCGCTGGTCAAATTCGCCGTCGGCACGCAGCGGTACAACGCCTTCAAGGACAACATGGTGAAGATGGTGCTCGAACGGCTCCCCACCACACTGGTCGAGGCCCAGGACTACGCCATGAGCGCGCTGGACCTCGAAACGACCATCATCGACAAGATGGGCCAGCTCACCAACGAGGAGTACGAGTCGATTCTGCGGCCGGTGTTCAAGGACGACGAGCCCACGATGATCGCGGTCGGCGCCATCCTCGGTGGCGTCGTCGGCGAAATCCAGGTCCAGGTCATCGAGCACTTCGGCCACAGCCCCGAGGCCGTCGCCATGGCCCTGCTGCACCACTAG